A single genomic interval of Mangifera indica cultivar Alphonso chromosome 5, CATAS_Mindica_2.1, whole genome shotgun sequence harbors:
- the LOC123216335 gene encoding zinc finger BED domain-containing protein RICESLEEPER 1-like, with translation MTSRRVEPSGVSRASSQASTASTMAPSICASVKRKSVQIEAPIDDVDIDLAAIGDFDVSASSEEAEATERLESQMEAPPPVISSTKRRKTSAVWECYPEDKFVTIGDATYAVCKYCQKKLKLQKTKATSHLTRYMGQCVERKKAMGKDLVVRGQTILGFERSTLGVPNPTVVKTKTSYEHPKVREALAHMVMISELPFNFVEHPDFINFCHVLQPLYEKVGRKQVKADCFRVYQAERERLKKVFEETRRISITTDLWKLDHQSIEYMVLTVHWVDQSWSLNKQIINFVHLPLPRRGIDIAAAIFDCLKGWGIEHKVETVTVDNASANDSYVKRLKEDFQMQRTLLMGWS, from the exons ATGACATCAAGAAGAGTAGAACCCTCCGGAGTAAGTCGAGCTTCATCTCAAGCATCGACTGCAAGCACAATGGCTCCTTCTATATGTGCATCTGTTAAGAGAAAATCGGTGCAAATTGAAGCACCTATTGATGATGTTGATATTGATTTGGCTGCAATAGGAGATTTTGATGTCTCAGCTTCAAGTGAAGAAGCTGAAGCAACTGAACGTCTTGAAAGCCAAATGGAAGCACCACCTCCTGTTATTTCATCTACTAAGAGGAGGAAAACATCAGCTGTTTGGGAGTGTTATCCCGAAGATAAGTTTGTTACTATTGGCGATGCTACATATGCGGTTTGCAAGTATTGccaaaaaaaactgaaattgcaaaagaccaAGGCTACTTCCCATTTGACACGATATATGGGTCAATGTGTGGAAAGGAAGAAAGCAATGGGGAAAGACTTGGTCGTGAGGGGACAAACAATTTTGGGTTTTGAGCGTTCAACTTTAGGGGTGCCTAATCCAACTGTGGTGAAAACAAAGACTAGTTATGAGCATCCCAag GTTCGAGAGGCCTTAGCCCACATGGTTATGATATCTGAATTGCCGTTTAATTTTGTCGAGCACCctgacttcattaatttttgtcacgtTCTGCAACCTCTTTATGAAAAAGTTGGAAGAAAGCAAGTAAAAGCTGATTGCTTTAGGGTTTATCAAGCAGAGCGTGAGAGATTGAAGAAGGTTTTTGAGGAGACTAGAAGGATCAGTATTACTACTGATCTTTGGAAGTTAGATCATCAAAGTATTGAGTACATGGTACTCACAGTGCATTGGGTGGACCAGTCATGGtccttaaataaacaaattataaactttgtGCACCTACCTCTACCTAGGAGAGGAATAGACATTGCAGCAGCAATATTTGACTGTCTAAAGGGTTGGGGGATTGAACATaag gtgGAAACTGTCACAGTAGACAATGCTTCTGCAAATGATAGTTATGTTAAAAGATTAaaggaagattttcaaatgcaGAGAACTTTGTT GATGGGGTGGTCGTGA